One segment of Trichlorobacter ammonificans DNA contains the following:
- the groL gene encoding chaperonin GroEL (60 kDa chaperone family; promotes refolding of misfolded polypeptides especially under stressful conditions; forms two stacked rings of heptamers to form a barrel-shaped 14mer; ends can be capped by GroES; misfolded proteins enter the barrel where they are refolded when GroES binds), producing MAAKEIRFNEEGRNAILRGVNALADAVKVTLGPKGRNVIIEKSFGSPLITKDGVSVAKEVELENKFENMGAQLVKEVASKTSDVAGDGTTTATVLAQAIYRQGAKLVAAGHNPMELKRGIDKSVEVIVGELQKISKPIKDHKEIAQVGTISANNDKTIGDIIAEAMEKVGKEGVITVEEAKAMETSLETVEGMQFDRGYLSPYFVSDPERMEATLENAIILIYDKKISSMKDMLPILEQTAKSGRPLLIIAEDIEGEALATLVVNKLRGVLNVCAVKAPGFGDRRKAMLEDIAILTGGKVISEETGFKLENATMDMLGRAKRVVVDKDNTTIIDGDGSDADIQGRVKQIRAQIEDTTSDYDREKLQERLAKLVGGVAVIKVGAATETEMKEKKARVEDALHATRAAVDEGIVPGGGVAYIRALAALEGIKLDAEQQFGVTIVKSALEAPIRQIAENAGIDASIVVDKVKNGKDAFGYNAADDTYVDMLQAGIIDPTKVSRCALQNASSVAGLMLTTECMIAEKPKKEAPMPAMPGGMGGMGGMDY from the coding sequence ATGGCTGCAAAAGAGATCCGTTTCAACGAGGAAGGCCGCAACGCCATCCTGCGCGGCGTCAACGCCCTGGCTGATGCCGTCAAGGTTACCCTGGGCCCCAAAGGTCGCAACGTCATCATCGAGAAGTCCTTCGGTTCCCCGCTGATCACCAAGGACGGCGTGTCCGTTGCCAAGGAAGTCGAACTGGAAAACAAGTTCGAGAACATGGGCGCCCAACTGGTGAAGGAAGTGGCAAGCAAGACCTCCGACGTTGCCGGTGACGGCACCACCACCGCCACCGTGCTGGCCCAGGCCATCTACCGCCAGGGTGCCAAGCTGGTTGCCGCCGGCCACAACCCGATGGAGCTGAAGCGCGGCATCGACAAGTCGGTTGAGGTGATCGTGGGCGAGCTGCAGAAGATCTCCAAGCCGATCAAGGATCACAAGGAGATCGCCCAGGTGGGTACCATCTCCGCCAACAACGACAAGACCATCGGCGACATCATCGCCGAGGCCATGGAGAAGGTGGGCAAGGAAGGGGTCATCACCGTCGAGGAAGCCAAGGCGATGGAGACCAGCCTGGAGACCGTGGAAGGGATGCAGTTCGACCGCGGCTACCTCTCCCCCTACTTCGTCTCCGATCCGGAGCGGATGGAAGCCACCCTTGAGAACGCCATCATCCTGATCTACGACAAGAAGATCTCCAGCATGAAGGATATGCTGCCGATCCTGGAGCAGACCGCCAAGTCGGGCCGTCCGCTGCTGATCATCGCCGAGGATATCGAAGGCGAGGCCCTGGCCACCCTGGTGGTCAACAAGCTGCGCGGCGTGCTGAACGTCTGCGCCGTCAAGGCTCCCGGCTTCGGCGACCGCCGCAAGGCGATGCTGGAGGATATCGCCATCCTGACCGGTGGCAAGGTGATCTCCGAAGAGACCGGCTTCAAGCTGGAGAACGCAACCATGGATATGCTGGGCCGTGCCAAGCGGGTCGTGGTTGACAAGGACAACACCACCATCATCGATGGCGACGGTTCCGATGCCGACATTCAGGGTCGCGTCAAGCAGATCCGTGCCCAGATCGAGGACACCACCTCCGACTACGACCGCGAGAAGCTGCAGGAGCGCCTGGCCAAGCTGGTGGGCGGCGTGGCCGTGATCAAGGTCGGTGCCGCCACCGAGACCGAGATGAAGGAGAAGAAGGCCCGCGTGGAAGACGCGCTGCACGCCACCCGTGCTGCCGTTGACGAGGGGATCGTCCCCGGCGGCGGTGTTGCCTACATCCGCGCCCTGGCTGCCCTGGAAGGCATCAAGCTGGATGCCGAGCAGCAGTTCGGCGTGACCATCGTGAAGAGCGCCCTGGAAGCCCCGATCCGTCAGATTGCCGAAAACGCCGGTATCGACGCCTCCATCGTGGTGGACAAGGTGAAGAACGGCAAGGATGCCTTCGGTTACAACGCCGCCGACGACACCTATGTTGACATGTTGCAGGCCGGCATCATCGACCCCACCAAGGTCTCCCGCTGCGCCCTGCAGAACGCCTCCTCCGTGGCCGGCCTGATGCTGACCACCGAGTGCATGATCGCCGAGAAACCCAAGAAGGAAGCCCCGATGCCGGCTATGCCCGGTGGCATGGGCGGCATGGGCGGCATGGATTACTAA
- the groES gene encoding co-chaperone GroES has product MKLRPLHDRIIVKRLDGEEKTAGGLYIPDTAKEKPQKGEVIAVGNGKKNDEGKCAPLDVKVGDSILFGKYAGTEVKVDGEEYLMMREDDVLAVIEN; this is encoded by the coding sequence ATGAAGCTGAGACCTCTGCATGACCGTATCATCGTGAAGCGCCTGGATGGCGAGGAGAAGACTGCCGGCGGCCTGTACATCCCGGATACCGCCAAGGAAAAGCCCCAGAAGGGCGAAGTCATTGCCGTGGGTAACGGCAAGAAGAACGACGAAGGCAAGTGCGCTCCCCTGGATGTGAAGGTTGGCGACTCCATCCTGTTCGGCAAGTATGCCGGTACCGAAGTGAAGGTGGACGGCGAGGAGTATCTGATGATGCGCGAGGACGACGTTCTGGCGGTAATCGAGAACTAA
- the ligA gene encoding NAD-dependent DNA ligase LigA, with protein sequence MSPEQLSLLDAAAEADEQARRAAELRRLIEHHNRCYYEQDQPEISDAEFDRLFQELQQIEAQRPDLLTVDSPTLRVGGTPLDRFTQVRHSLPMLSLENALHEADILAFEQRIRTLLGLADTEPLSWQCEPKMDGLAVELVYRDGLLVQASTRGDGEVGEEVTANIRTIASVPLRLHGNRLPSLLEVRGEVYLPLDGFQHLNRQREEAGETPFANPRNAAAGSIRQLDSRMAAQRPLALVCYGVGVVEGGPESATQTELMAQLAQWGLPVSHLGQKVEDIHGVIAYFSDMLSRRDSLPFEIDGVVVKVDSLSLQRELGEKSRSPRWAIACKFPPRRATTRIRAIELSVGRTGVITPVALLESVDLSGVTVSRATLHNWDEIARKDIRIGDRVVVERAGDVIPAVVEVLKEQRDGTEQALPEPAHCPVCGAPAARLDGEVAVRCQGGITCPPQLAESIIHFASRSAMDIEGLGSKYIEQLINLGMVRDVADLYGLTKDHFMQFERMGDKLAENLLTAIAVSKERDLAAFIFALGIRHVGERTAKLLAERFGSIQALAAAPLDDLVAIRDVGPTVAASIRSFFDNPSHQAIVQRLLAAGVRPSQRPAATGSHLKGLTFVFTGTMERLGRDEARRLVEQAGGNVTGSVSRKTSYVVAGSEAGSKLDKARALGVTILTEEQFFELLEKS encoded by the coding sequence ATGAGTCCGGAACAGTTGTCCCTGCTCGATGCAGCAGCGGAGGCCGACGAGCAGGCCCGGCGCGCTGCCGAACTGCGCCGCCTGATCGAGCATCACAACCGCTGCTACTACGAGCAGGACCAACCCGAAATATCCGATGCCGAGTTCGACCGGCTTTTTCAGGAGCTGCAGCAGATCGAGGCCCAGCGTCCCGACCTGCTGACCGTCGATTCTCCCACCCTGCGCGTAGGGGGAACGCCGCTGGACCGGTTCACGCAAGTCCGTCACAGCCTGCCGATGCTTTCTTTGGAGAACGCGCTGCACGAGGCGGATATCCTGGCCTTCGAGCAGCGGATACGCACGCTGCTGGGACTCGCCGACACTGAGCCGCTCTCCTGGCAGTGCGAACCGAAAATGGACGGTCTGGCAGTGGAGCTGGTCTACCGTGACGGTCTGCTGGTGCAGGCATCCACCCGCGGCGACGGCGAGGTGGGGGAAGAGGTCACCGCCAACATCCGCACCATCGCGTCGGTGCCCCTGCGACTGCACGGCAACCGGCTCCCCTCGCTGCTGGAAGTGCGGGGCGAAGTGTACCTTCCCCTTGACGGGTTCCAGCACCTGAACCGCCAGCGGGAAGAGGCGGGGGAGACCCCCTTCGCCAATCCGCGCAACGCAGCCGCCGGCTCCATCCGCCAGCTTGATTCGCGGATGGCGGCACAACGCCCGCTGGCGCTCGTCTGTTACGGCGTGGGGGTGGTGGAGGGCGGTCCCGAAAGCGCCACCCAGACGGAGCTGATGGCGCAACTTGCCCAGTGGGGACTGCCGGTCAGCCACCTGGGGCAGAAGGTAGAGGACATCCACGGGGTCATCGCCTATTTCAGCGATATGCTGAGCCGGCGCGACAGCCTTCCCTTTGAGATCGACGGGGTGGTGGTCAAGGTGGACTCCTTAAGCCTGCAACGGGAACTGGGAGAAAAGAGCCGCTCCCCCCGCTGGGCTATTGCCTGCAAATTTCCGCCGCGCCGTGCAACAACCCGCATCAGGGCTATCGAACTCTCCGTGGGCCGCACCGGCGTGATCACGCCGGTGGCGCTACTGGAGTCGGTGGACCTCTCCGGGGTGACCGTCTCCCGCGCCACCCTGCACAACTGGGACGAGATCGCCCGCAAGGATATCCGGATCGGCGACCGGGTGGTGGTGGAACGGGCAGGCGATGTAATTCCGGCCGTGGTGGAGGTACTGAAGGAACAGCGCGACGGCACCGAGCAGGCGCTACCGGAGCCTGCGCACTGTCCGGTCTGCGGTGCTCCGGCCGCCCGCCTCGACGGCGAGGTGGCGGTCCGCTGCCAGGGAGGGATCACCTGCCCGCCCCAACTGGCCGAGTCGATCATCCACTTCGCCTCCCGCAGCGCCATGGATATCGAGGGGCTGGGCAGCAAATATATCGAACAGTTGATCAACCTGGGGATGGTGCGGGATGTGGCCGATCTGTACGGCCTGACCAAGGACCACTTCATGCAGTTCGAGCGGATGGGCGACAAACTGGCGGAAAATCTGCTCACCGCCATCGCCGTCAGCAAGGAACGGGACCTGGCTGCCTTCATATTTGCCCTGGGCATTCGTCACGTGGGAGAGCGGACCGCCAAGCTGCTGGCGGAGCGGTTCGGTTCCATCCAGGCCCTGGCTGCTGCCCCCCTCGACGACCTCGTCGCCATCCGGGACGTCGGCCCCACCGTGGCGGCCAGTATTCGCTCCTTTTTCGACAACCCGTCCCACCAGGCCATTGTACAGCGCCTGCTGGCTGCCGGCGTCAGGCCGTCACAACGCCCGGCAGCCACCGGCAGTCACCTGAAGGGACTCACCTTTGTCTTTACCGGCACCATGGAACGTCTGGGACGGGACGAAGCCCGCCGCCTGGTGGAACAGGCCGGCGGCAACGTCACCGGCTCGGTCTCAAGGAAGACGAGCTATGTTGTGGCGGGAAGCGAAGCGGGCAGCAAGCTGGACAAGGCGCGGGCCCTGGGGGTGACCATCCTGACGGAGGAGCAATTTTTCGAACTGCTTGAGAAAAGCTGA
- the hemG gene encoding protoporphyrinogen oxidase, with amino-acid sequence MTRVVVIGGGISGLSTAWLLGERARAMGKTLDIRLLEQEGRAGGKIRSVREDGFLCEWGPNGFLDNKPQTLDLCVGLGITDRLHKSNDNARKRYIFTGGELHRLPENGPSFLKSRLLSWPGKLRLLAEPFAAPPPVGVDETLAAFGRRRLGDEALRKLIAPMASGIFAGDPETMSLASCFPRIAELEREYGGLFKAMVALARKKKQERAEGKVSSSAAGPGGTLTSFREGIQFLTDTLAAQLGERLVTGCTVSRVEWNGSAWIIKTSDGMLFSADLVIMAAPAYAAATMLEALDQPLADLLRAIPYATLNVICCGFETRGLGHQLDGFGFLVPKEEGRTVLGTLWDSSMFEERAPQGRALLRSMAGGACRPELLALPEEQLLQLVRDDLRVSMGISAVPCFSRVIRHGRAIPQYVAGHGQRLEAIEERAGRHRGLLLTGNAFRGVGLNDCVASSQAVVERALAQL; translated from the coding sequence ATGACCAGGGTAGTCGTAATCGGTGGCGGCATATCGGGCCTTTCAACTGCGTGGCTGTTGGGAGAACGGGCGAGAGCTATGGGTAAAACCCTGGATATCCGGCTGCTGGAACAGGAAGGGCGGGCCGGCGGCAAGATCCGGTCGGTGCGGGAGGACGGGTTTCTTTGCGAATGGGGTCCCAACGGTTTCCTGGACAACAAGCCCCAGACTCTGGATCTGTGCGTCGGGCTGGGTATCACGGATCGCCTGCACAAAAGCAACGACAATGCCCGCAAGCGCTACATTTTTACCGGTGGCGAGCTGCACCGCCTGCCCGAGAACGGCCCCTCCTTTCTGAAAAGCCGGCTTTTGTCCTGGCCGGGCAAGCTGCGTCTGCTGGCAGAGCCTTTTGCCGCTCCCCCTCCCGTCGGGGTTGATGAGACCCTGGCTGCCTTCGGCCGCCGCCGTCTGGGGGATGAGGCGCTGCGCAAGCTGATTGCGCCAATGGCCTCCGGCATCTTTGCCGGAGACCCGGAAACCATGTCCCTTGCCTCCTGCTTCCCGCGCATTGCCGAACTGGAGCGGGAGTACGGCGGGCTGTTCAAGGCGATGGTGGCTCTGGCCAGAAAAAAGAAGCAGGAACGGGCGGAGGGGAAGGTCAGCAGCTCCGCGGCCGGTCCCGGCGGTACCCTGACCTCCTTCAGGGAGGGGATTCAGTTTCTGACCGACACGCTGGCGGCGCAACTCGGCGAGCGCCTGGTCACGGGCTGCACGGTGTCGCGGGTGGAGTGGAACGGCAGCGCCTGGATCATCAAGACCAGCGACGGCATGCTGTTTTCCGCTGATCTGGTCATCATGGCGGCCCCCGCCTACGCTGCCGCCACCATGCTGGAGGCGCTGGACCAGCCGCTGGCCGACCTGCTGCGGGCCATCCCCTATGCCACCCTCAACGTGATCTGCTGCGGTTTTGAAACCAGGGGACTGGGGCATCAGCTGGACGGTTTCGGCTTCCTGGTGCCCAAGGAAGAGGGGCGCACGGTACTGGGGACGCTTTGGGACTCCAGCATGTTCGAGGAGCGGGCGCCGCAGGGGCGGGCGCTGCTGCGCAGCATGGCCGGCGGTGCCTGCCGCCCGGAGCTGCTGGCCCTCCCTGAGGAGCAGTTGCTGCAGCTGGTACGGGACGACTTGCGCGTTTCCATGGGGATTAGCGCTGTTCCCTGTTTCAGCCGGGTCATCCGCCATGGGCGCGCCATTCCCCAGTACGTTGCCGGGCATGGCCAGCGGCTGGAGGCGATCGAAGAACGGGCCGGTCGCCATCGCGGGTTGCTGCTTACCGGCAACGCCTTCCGGGGAGTGGGGCTGAACGATTGCGTTGCTTCTTCCCAGGCGGTGGTGGAGCGGGCTTTGGCGCAGTTGTAA
- a CDS encoding tetratricopeptide repeat protein, which translates to MSILAKLLKKNEPTQAKGDIPPGVVQAVSSSAGKGAAERGAERRKFLLLGGLAAVLVAGGALLVLYLKLNTPVRPMPRSETTAVPVPPAPVVQRQVSSAPPAPALEVVPHQEKVRLTTYATTVKRSAPAAPAPRPAAPAAEPQAEKKAVPRDQTTAGAYLFAARNAEVRGDYLQALRSYQKALEADPGNYRIMNNVASAMLHLGMYREALVMVQQILAIKPEYVSAMVNGGIAQYRLGLLSEARQWFERATAIDPSHREALYNLALSQEKAGSLDSALESYRRLSGGGDPRGTLGMARILEWRQEKVEALRLYRDILVLPDAGNQIREAARERIRVLDR; encoded by the coding sequence ATGAGTATTCTTGCCAAGCTGCTGAAAAAGAACGAGCCGACCCAGGCCAAGGGGGATATCCCGCCGGGAGTTGTGCAGGCGGTGAGCAGCTCTGCCGGCAAGGGGGCTGCCGAGCGGGGAGCCGAACGCAGAAAATTTCTGCTGCTGGGCGGGCTGGCAGCGGTGCTGGTGGCGGGTGGCGCTCTGCTGGTGCTCTATCTGAAACTGAACACCCCGGTGCGTCCGATGCCGCGCTCTGAAACAACGGCGGTCCCGGTTCCGCCGGCACCGGTGGTACAGCGGCAGGTGTCGAGCGCGCCGCCTGCGCCGGCCCTAGAAGTGGTGCCGCACCAGGAAAAAGTCCGTCTGACGACGTATGCCACCACCGTAAAGCGGTCCGCGCCCGCCGCGCCGGCTCCTCGTCCGGCTGCGCCGGCCGCTGAACCGCAGGCGGAAAAGAAGGCGGTGCCCCGGGACCAGACAACGGCCGGTGCCTACCTGTTTGCCGCGCGCAACGCTGAGGTCAGGGGCGATTACCTGCAGGCGCTCAGGTCCTACCAGAAGGCCCTGGAAGCCGATCCCGGCAATTACCGGATCATGAACAACGTGGCCAGCGCCATGCTGCATCTGGGGATGTACCGCGAGGCGCTGGTCATGGTGCAACAGATCCTGGCCATCAAACCGGAATACGTTTCGGCCATGGTCAACGGCGGTATCGCCCAGTACCGTCTGGGGCTGCTTTCGGAAGCGCGCCAATGGTTCGAGCGGGCGACCGCCATCGATCCCTCCCATCGCGAAGCGCTCTACAATCTGGCGTTGTCGCAGGAAAAGGCCGGCTCGCTGGACAGCGCCCTGGAAAGCTACCGGCGGCTGTCCGGTGGCGGTGACCCCCGCGGCACGTTGGGTATGGCGCGTATTCTGGAATGGCGGCAGGAAAAAGTCGAGGCACTGCGCCTGTACCGTGATATCCTGGTACTGCCCGATGCCGGCAACCAGATCAGGGAAGCGGCGCGGGAACGGATACGGGTGCTGGACCGCTGA
- a CDS encoding type II secretion system protein, protein MKGNKGFTLVEMAIVLVIIGVILGAVIKGQDLIAGAKEKKFKSEIDQLATAYYTYFDKYSRVPGDDNTAAARWSTGTAATNGNNDGQIATATEVANDTGALDHLRRAGLLTDVVSNTDQPFNSTTMPGVNIRFGSGTAAAWASSSAVNLLIITGMSAEDMLLFDTKYDDGVATTGKIRGVSAATAGTVQAYTTANCLLAYSVR, encoded by the coding sequence ATGAAGGGTAACAAAGGTTTTACGCTGGTTGAAATGGCAATCGTGCTGGTCATCATCGGCGTCATTCTGGGTGCGGTGATCAAGGGACAGGATCTGATTGCCGGCGCGAAGGAAAAGAAATTTAAGTCGGAAATCGATCAACTGGCAACGGCCTATTACACCTATTTCGACAAGTATTCCCGGGTACCCGGCGACGACAATACGGCTGCTGCCCGCTGGTCGACCGGAACCGCGGCAACGAACGGCAATAACGATGGCCAGATCGCCACAGCAACTGAAGTCGCTAATGACACTGGAGCCCTTGATCATTTGCGCCGTGCCGGCCTTCTGACCGACGTTGTTTCCAACACCGACCAGCCATTCAACTCAACCACCATGCCCGGCGTCAACATCAGGTTCGGGAGCGGCACCGCCGCGGCCTGGGCATCCTCTTCGGCAGTCAATCTCCTCATTATCACGGGTATGTCGGCCGAGGACATGCTGCTGTTTGACACGAAGTATGATGACGGAGTTGCAACAACCGGAAAAATCAGAGGTGTCAGCGCGGCAACTGCCGGCACGGTGCAAGCTTACACCACTGCAAACTGCTTGCTGGCCTACTCCGTGCGCTAA
- a CDS encoding prepilin-type N-terminal cleavage/methylation domain-containing protein: MDRTCRKGFTLVELAVSMVVIGILLGLGMSMVGPLMTSMKVRESRENLGAAVESVNSYASGNNRLPDSTTPPSSPTFWKNVAKTYTDAWGRDFIYLYDNNLYAAPSTKDTICGRRSTPITLRQCLTSNCSTTAGVDYIDVPNVAYILFSFADDATSNSKLNGTLTSASGTAALNNALITASGNITATAPATTATVTADTVNDLVRWVTLDELRTKVGCQGPQLKIVNNELPFGYATSPYNAIISADGGVPFASTGGKYRWCIQGASPGTATKPVLKSSDGTTTILYTSDCTNAAENLWTRGDYITLNLSVVVVNTKAYTCKTATSVSPPTTDWSEVGSTWVSGTNYSATTTVVSGTTAYTCKQSHTAVASNQPTSGANWRDYWTQTGTAWSAGSYTPPDPTYSFTVYVRDDNDTTGNNDNIASKTFVLTINPN, translated from the coding sequence ATGGACCGTACCTGCAGAAAAGGCTTCACCTTGGTGGAACTGGCGGTGTCGATGGTGGTGATCGGCATTCTGCTGGGGCTGGGCATGTCCATGGTGGGGCCGCTCATGACCTCCATGAAGGTGCGGGAAAGCCGGGAAAACCTGGGGGCGGCGGTGGAATCGGTCAACAGCTACGCCTCGGGCAACAACCGTCTGCCGGACAGCACCACCCCCCCCAGTAGTCCCACCTTTTGGAAAAACGTTGCCAAGACGTACACCGACGCTTGGGGACGGGACTTCATCTACCTGTACGACAACAACCTCTACGCGGCCCCCTCCACCAAGGACACCATTTGCGGTCGACGTTCTACGCCAATAACACTGCGTCAATGCCTAACAAGTAATTGCTCAACAACTGCAGGGGTAGACTATATTGATGTTCCAAATGTCGCTTATATCTTGTTCAGCTTTGCCGATGACGCCACCTCCAACAGCAAGCTTAACGGCACCTTAACATCGGCAAGCGGGACCGCTGCACTGAACAACGCGCTCATTACCGCCAGCGGGAACATAACGGCGACCGCTCCTGCCACCACCGCCACTGTTACCGCTGATACCGTGAACGACCTGGTCCGCTGGGTCACCCTGGATGAACTGCGTACCAAGGTGGGTTGCCAGGGGCCACAGTTGAAGATCGTGAACAATGAGTTGCCGTTTGGTTATGCTACCAGCCCGTACAACGCCATTATTTCAGCCGACGGTGGTGTACCTTTTGCATCAACAGGTGGCAAATACAGATGGTGTATTCAGGGGGCAAGCCCCGGTACGGCCACAAAACCAGTTCTGAAAAGCTCCGATGGAACAACAACCATCCTTTACACCTCTGATTGCACCAACGCAGCTGAAAACTTATGGACCAGGGGAGATTATATAACTCTTAACCTCTCTGTGGTTGTAGTAAATACAAAGGCCTATACTTGCAAAACTGCTACTTCTGTGTCACCGCCCACTACTGATTGGAGTGAAGTTGGCAGCACCTGGGTTTCAGGCACAAATTATTCCGCAACCACTACCGTAGTTTCCGGCACCACTGCCTATACATGCAAACAAAGCCATACAGCCGTTGCAAGCAACCAGCCTACCAGCGGCGCAAACTGGAGAGATTATTGGACACAAACCGGCACCGCTTGGTCAGCTGGTTCGTACACTCCGCCTGACCCTACATACAGCTTCACCGTGTATGTTCGGGACGACAACGACACAACCGGCAATAACGACAATATCGCTTCGAAAACCTTCGTTCTGACCATCAACCCCAACTGA
- the cobA gene encoding uroporphyrinogen-III C-methyltransferase, producing the protein MPSSTSPLPPATPQSTGRVHLVGAGPGDPGLVTVRGVECLRTAQVVVYDYLANPALLAHAAPDAELIYAGKIGGRHNQEQEEINRLLVAKAREGKTVVRLKGGDPFVFGRGGEECEALAAAGIPFTVVPGVTAALGVAATAGIPLTHRAVTPSVAFVTGHEDQGKEDSAIDWQRLSTGSGTVVFYMGIKHLRRNMALLAEHGRSPATPVALVRWGTTAQQEVLTGTLADIADRAETAGFKPPALTIVGEVVNLRQQLAWFDRRPLFGRRILVTRAADQAGEFSRMLEEQGARVVECPTIRLVSPERWDEVDAALLRLGETDWLVLTSANAVRFFFERLRERGQDSRALGRCKVCVVGPKTAEALAARGILADLVPAEFTAEGVVAAFEGIDLAGKQVLFPRADRARDLIPPALERMGARVAAPVLYRNLLPESLPDEARDALEHRELDAVTFSASSTVTNLATLLGGADRLRDLLSGVAVVSIGPITSRTCRDLGLTVAVEPPEATLDSLAAALVEYFTVRPA; encoded by the coding sequence ATGCCTTCAAGCACCTCTCCGCTTCCCCCGGCAACTCCCCAATCCACAGGTCGTGTCCATCTCGTCGGCGCCGGTCCGGGTGATCCCGGACTGGTGACCGTCCGGGGCGTCGAATGCCTGCGGACTGCCCAGGTGGTGGTCTACGACTATCTGGCCAATCCGGCGCTCCTGGCCCATGCCGCTCCCGATGCGGAACTGATTTACGCCGGCAAGATCGGCGGACGCCATAACCAGGAGCAGGAGGAGATCAACCGCCTGCTGGTGGCCAAGGCCCGTGAAGGCAAGACCGTGGTCCGGCTGAAGGGGGGCGATCCCTTCGTCTTCGGCCGGGGGGGGGAAGAGTGCGAGGCGCTGGCTGCCGCCGGCATCCCGTTTACCGTCGTACCCGGCGTGACCGCGGCACTTGGTGTCGCCGCCACGGCCGGCATCCCGTTGACCCACCGGGCGGTGACCCCTTCGGTGGCCTTTGTGACCGGACACGAGGACCAGGGGAAAGAGGATTCCGCCATTGACTGGCAGCGCCTTTCCACCGGCAGCGGCACGGTGGTCTTCTACATGGGGATCAAGCACCTGCGCCGCAACATGGCGCTCCTGGCGGAACACGGCCGCAGCCCGGCAACGCCGGTAGCCCTGGTGCGCTGGGGAACCACGGCACAACAGGAAGTACTCACCGGCACCCTGGCCGACATCGCCGACCGGGCCGAGACAGCAGGCTTCAAGCCGCCGGCCCTGACCATCGTGGGCGAGGTGGTGAATCTGCGGCAGCAGTTGGCCTGGTTCGACCGCCGCCCCCTCTTCGGCCGGCGGATACTGGTGACCCGCGCCGCCGATCAGGCGGGGGAGTTTTCGCGGATGCTGGAGGAACAGGGTGCCCGGGTTGTGGAGTGTCCCACTATCCGGTTGGTGTCGCCGGAGCGTTGGGATGAGGTGGATGCCGCCCTTCTCCGCCTGGGGGAGACCGACTGGCTGGTACTCACCTCGGCAAACGCAGTCAGGTTCTTTTTCGAGCGGCTTCGCGAACGGGGGCAGGACAGCCGTGCCCTGGGGCGGTGCAAGGTATGCGTTGTCGGCCCGAAAACTGCGGAAGCGTTGGCTGCGCGAGGGATTCTGGCCGACCTGGTGCCGGCAGAGTTCACCGCTGAAGGGGTGGTGGCCGCTTTCGAGGGGATCGACCTTGCGGGGAAGCAGGTGCTCTTTCCCAGGGCCGATCGGGCCCGGGACCTGATACCGCCGGCACTGGAGCGGATGGGGGCGCGGGTGGCAGCGCCGGTGCTGTACCGCAACCTGCTGCCGGAATCGCTGCCGGACGAGGCCCGCGACGCACTGGAACACCGGGAGCTGGACGCCGTGACCTTCAGCGCCTCGTCAACGGTGACGAATCTGGCGACGTTGCTCGGCGGAGCGGACCGGCTGCGGGACCTGCTGAGCGGTGTGGCGGTGGTTTCCATCGGACCGATCACCTCCCGTACCTGCCGCGACCTGGGCCTGACCGTGGCGGTGGAGCCGCCGGAGGCGACCCTGGACAGCCTGGCGGCTGCACTGGTGGAGTATTTTACCGTGCGTCCGGCGTAA